Genomic window (Lycium barbarum isolate Lr01 chromosome 2, ASM1917538v2, whole genome shotgun sequence):
ATTTACGAATGAAAGAAACCTAACAGACAAGGATACAATCTGTCTTCCACATATCTGTGATGCTAACATTTGCATCTGATAGGAGCCAGTAATCTGCGTCATTCTGCAACAAACAAAAAGCAGTGTTAACTTTACAATTAGCGCAAGAATGAAAGAATTGTATTCGATTTTTTATGTAAATCATGAAGAGTTGAACcaagaaaatgaaaataaaacaaacaaataaaaatgTGCCAAGCCAAACCAGGCCATCACTACTGAAACTATAATTTCTTCTTTTAGCTGTTTCTCCTCTTTTAAGAAGCAATATATTAGTGCATTTTCTGCCACACGGCAACACCTGGTAGCCATATATCTGTCATGACTAGAACACATAATCATAAGTACAGATTTTACCATGTAATTGGTGAACTTTATCCAGCTTCTATTGTGTTATAGGCAGTAATCACATAGACTTTGAAACAAGAATTGAAGAATAAAGTTTATCGTTTGCCAAGTTCCAGAGAAGCACACTTACATCAACATCTGAAGGAAGAATCTTCATCATTCCACCACCGTAATCCTGTGAAGTATCAAGATCAGAACTCAACTGATCAACATTTTGTGTTTGTCCTTCATTCTCAGTAACACTGTTTGAAACAGTTGATCTCTCCATGGCTGGATAATCCATAGAGCCTGAACTTGAAGCAAGTGGGATGGCCGCTGACGGTTCAACACCATTCATCTCGTCAAACTTCTCCTCAAATTGACTAATCAAACATGAAGTTCCAACGGAAAATATCAAATAGGAGAGTCAGATGACCTTTTCCAAGAGTTAGAATTACGATGCAAGGGGTCTTTGGTTGTTGGTTAGGAAatgaattattcatgtattaaaattaACATAACTAGTATCATGTTTGGTAGCATTATAGTTGCTATGCATAAAATTCAGCACACGAAGCACGGTATTTGGTTACCAGTTTACAATCCCGCATAACTAAAACATGTATAAGTTAAAGAGTCAATTATGTATTAATTTATGCATggtagaagatggaataactaatacatgaaataACTAAACCGGGCATAACTAATCTCTACAAAACTAATCCATGCATTACTAATACATacataactctaaccagcaaccACACGACCAATAAGGAAATAGCGACCAGGACATGCTAATAGCTCTATAAGCGAATGATACCTGACAAGGTAGACATCAATGGGGCCCATTGTGCTTCTGAGTATAATTCTATATCTCCTCTGTGGATAGTCCACAGCCTGTGGATAAAGCATGTTATTTCACCTATAAGAAATAtgtaatacattttctcataatTGCTTCCTTTCTCAACTTACCTCATCAGGATCTGGGACTTCCAGGGTGGTGCCATGAGGAGCTTTAACTGCTATTAGGGTCTCATTCTGCCAGGATTAAAGAGCATAAACTTATTCATATAAATACAATCATTTTGTGACAATGATGAAGTGGTTATAAAAGAAAACACGTAAATGGAAAAATGAACCTGAAAGCAAGGTAGGCTCTTTATATCGTCTTCAGTTACAAAAAGCCACCTAATTCACAGAGTTGAAATTGTCGTCAGCAAAGAGCAAATTATCAATCTAAGGTTATAAGCTATAACTATGTAGTGAGGACAGGTACAAGAAGTTACCTTTGGTTGTTCTCGTCTTCACTCATATCCCTTAACTTTTCTTGCATTTCTCTGCAATAATCTAAACATCAGCACAGTGACATAGTTCAAGGAAGAAGCATGAACTACCGACTTATCTGACAAACCACATACCTAACCCGCTCATCCAGTCTTCGCTCCTCCATTGAAAGGCTGTCAATTTCGGCCTGCAGAAATTGCAACCTACTTACTAGAAAGTTCCATTTTTGGATAATACATTACTTCAGAGTGCGGTTCCCATACAACTAGAGCTCTATTTAAGTGCTGAAAACTGGTTTAACAGTGGATATTTATCATAACATAGATGACGCCACAATCGCCACAATCTTAGCATCAAATACTAGTTAAGGAAGCATATCTAAATACCTTTAAAATAGAGGCATCGTTATCCACTTCTCCAGGTCTAGAAGCATCAACACCCCTAGGGAGCGATTATTGCACATTAGTACGCTTCAGATGCTTAATTACAGATCATTGCAAGCAGTATCTAAGTAGCAATTATGTGTTTATATCCAAACAAAGTTAAGCTTACTTCCATTGTATTCTGTTCTTGAGCTTCTTTTCAATAAGACCAATTCCTTCAAGCACATTTGTTATATCATAGATCCTTCTTTTCTGCACCTGTATGATCAGGAAATTACAATCAGATCTTTACAATGCATTGAGAAAACTTCTAGCTAAATGATATATCACCTCCAAAGTGTCTGCAGCTTGGTTAAGATCAAGCATACCATCTTCAGCATGCTTGATCAAGTTGATAAATTTCTTGGTTAAAAGACCTGAACAGAATACAGTGGTTCAATCTTCGGTTTTTAAACTTTTACAACAAACCAATCCAGGGGCAAAAAATCGTGGAATACCCAATGAGCTATCGTAGCGGCAGCTTGCAGGTGTAAGAGGAGAAGGAGAACCTGCAAATTTGCAATCCAGAAGTTGGTTAAGGAAATATTAACAACATATACTCCCTCCATGCCAATTTATGTAAAGGTGTTTGAcaaggcacggagtttaagaattaccgaaagacttttgaaacttgtgggcTAAACTCTAAAGCAGGTCATATATatttatgtggctataaatcatttcagtaagggtaaaacaggaagtttaaagttaaattgttactaaatatagaaaggtgtcattctttttgggactgactgAAAAGGAAATAgcatcatataaattgggacggaggtaGTATAACATTTAGATAGATTCAGAGGGAATAAAACTTGGACATTTACTTGTGCTGATATTTATCCAGTTACAACCAAGACAGAAAAAAATTTAGACACCAAGACTCACCAGCATTAGAGATAGGAGTTTGAGGTCCAGCTTTATTACTTTTTGTGGCTCTTGACCGTCCATGCGCTCTTCCTCCTTTACCAGACACAGGCGTTCCAAGTGGACTATTGGCCACATCACCATACCCGGAATTAGCAGTCCAGTTACTGGATTCAACTTCTTTAATGTAGCCAGTCTTCCGTTTTAGTGCCTACAGGGCATTAAGTGTTCATAGTAGAAATAAGTTACATAAGTGATCAAAAAAAGTACTAATAAGTAGCAAACAAAAGAACGATTATGAGAACACTCTGAATTTTCCCTGGAGTAAATTTGAGTATCTAGAATAATCTGTTTGTCTAAGGCCTGGTTTAGGGTTACTACTCAAAACCCAATTAAAAACATTTTGACTTTGGCGCATAAGAgtgttatcttttttttttttttttttttggttgataaCCATGGTGTCCAGTCAAGCTTGCGTGCAcatcgactaattccacgggatacctgcTACCTCTCACCAGCAATAGGTACCAGGTGACTCCGTCCACCAAGGCTTGGACAAATGGGAAGAAAAGCCATAGATAATAGAATTTCAGTTTAATGTAGCTAGTGCTAACTAATTAGAGAAGACAAGAAAGAGCTCAATTGCTACTAAACAAAGGAGTTAATTAAGAAGAAACCAAAATGCAAATCCTCCCACTCAATCTTCTCTAGTTATCAATAGGGGTTCCAAACAAAATCTCAGCCACAAAACTTGGCCTCAGAGTTATTCACACCATGAAATACAAATAATGCAGATTAACAACAATGCTAGTAACCACAAGATGCACAGAACAGCAACAACTGAATACAACAATTAAACTCCAGCAAATTCGTTAATCTGCATACTATTAACCATAGCTTATACCATGGTTAATCAAACAATTCGTTAACTTAACCAACCCAATACCAGGTTTCAAACAACATTTCAACCATAAAAATTAGCCTCAAAGTTGATTCACACAATGAAATACAAATAATGCAGATTTTAACAAGAATGCTAGTAACCACAAAATGCACAAAACAGCAAAAATTGAATACAACAATTAAACTCAAGAAAATTCATTAATCTGCATACTAGTAACCATAGCTTATACCATGCTTACTCAAGCAAATTTGTTAACTTAACCAAACCAATACAACAAGAATACTAGTAACCATAGCTTATAGCATGGTTACCCAAGAAAAATTAGTTAACTTAACCAACCCAATACCAGGTCCCAAATAATATTTCAACTACAAAAATTAGCCTCAAAGTCATTCACACaatgaaatataaataatgcagATTAACAAGAATACTAGTAACCACAAAATGCACAaaacagcagcagcaacaacaacatacccaatgtaatcccacaaatgGGGTCTGGGGATGGTACGATGTACGCAGAGTCGCAGACTTTACCCCTATCCTTTGctgggtagagaggttgtttccgattgaccctcggctcAATTCAATACAATAATTGAACCCACAATTGCGCCTTTTTAGCTATTTTATCGAACCCATAAGACATCCTTTTTCGGAACATCTAATTCAAGTCCCTATTATTTAGTCCAAGTTCCAACCTTTATCTTAAATCTCCATTTCAAAAGGCAAACCCCACTAATAGAATCCAATAAAaatcccccccaaaaaaaaaaaaaagacattccACACATTTTGCAAATAACAATCTTAGCTCAAAGAAAAATCCAACGAACTCCCACCAGTAGTGTCTGAAAATTTTCAGCTAACAAGAGACAATGACCTCAGCAAATTTGTTAACTTAACCCAACCAAATATCAGGTTCCAAACAATATTTTAACTACAAAAAAAATATTCTCAAAGCAGTTCGCATAATCAAATACAAATAATGCAGATTAACGAAAAATGCTAGCAACAAAATGCACAAAACAGCAATAATTGTATCTAATTCCATAACCAAACAGCAAAAATATTGTACAAACGACAATTTTAGCTCAAACAAAAATCCAACAAACTCACAGGAGACTTAACAACCATAGCTTCAGGCTGTCCAATTCTTGAATCAACAAAACCAGGTGCACTAAATCTATGATAATCTTCAGAACTAACAAACGGCGATCTCATAGAAGCAAATGTTAAGTATCTTTTAATCGGCTGAGAGATCTCAACGCCGCCGTGGCAGCACCAGTTGCCGGCGCACCACTAGAATTTGTCATTCTTGATTTTGTGTAGTAATTTTGGTATCTAAGATATGATATGGACACCCTTTGAGATGAAATTACGCCTTTTTAGCTACATTTTATCAAACCCCATAAGATATCTTTCTTCAGAAACATCCAATTCAAGTCTCTACTACTTAATCCCACCTATAATCTTAAGTTTCCAATTCAAAAGGCAAAACCAGCTAATAGAATCCAACAACAATCCCCAATAACAACCACTATTAGCTCAAAGTTATTCACACAATGAAATACAACTAATGCAGATTTAACAATAATGCTAGTAACCACAAAACAGTAACAATTGAATACAACAATTGAACTCAAAATTATGCCATTTTAGCTACATTTTATCAAACCCCACAAGATATCTTTTTTTTGAAGACAATAAATTTTAGCTCAAACAAGAATCCAAGAAACTCACAGGAGACTTAACAACAATAGCTTCAGGCTGTCCAATTCTTGAATCAACAACACCATGTGTACTAAATCTATGATAATCCTCAGTACTAACAAAGGGGGGTCTCATAGAAGCAAATGGTAAGTATCTTTTAATCGGCTGAGAGATCTCAACGCCGCCGGAAGACGGTGGCGCCGCCGTGGCACCACCAGTTGCCGGAGCACCACTAGAATTTGTCATTCTTGATTTTGTAGTATTTTTGGAATCTGAGATATGATTTGGATACCCTTTGAGCTGAAATTTTGTGGGGTGTGGTTGgtttggggtgggggtgggggtagggtggGTGAGTGGGTGGGTGGTGGAAATGGGGGAAAGGGTTTTGTTGTGAAGGGAGGGAAGGGAGGGAATTTTGGTTTTGGATAGATGTGGAGGGAACATTGACATGCAAATGTTACTTTTTTTAGTTCATTTTGGCCCCTCAGGATACTTATTATTTGCAATTTGGCCCTTGTATTCATAAAGCTTTAAGGGAAATTGAGAGGGCGTTTGGCTATAGAAATCAaaaactttttcattttttttggaattttggagttggagttgtgtttcgTCACAGTTTTTGCAAATGGTATTTTGTTGTTAAAATGTACTTTTTCAGCAaggttttggttgtgaaaaataagattttggttgtttttcaagaagttgtatttgaaattttcgtggccaaacactaatttttgaaaaaaaaaaaaaaaaaaagtgaataattcttatgacCAAACAGGTCCTAAGTCTAATTTACAAATATGTACACAGTGTATATcctatactatatatatatatatatatacacacacacacaatatatACATTTGAAGTGTATTGGTAGTGTATACTTggttatgttgctcggactctttaaAAATGTCAATGGGTGCGTGTCAGATTCTCCAAAAGTAGTATTTTTGGAGAATCTGATACGGGTGTGACATAgaaagtgaagagtccgcgcCACTTAGATACTTGATCATGTCTGATAAACTAAATGGCTGAAGGGTACATTTCGTAAGTTTTCTATCAGTTTATTACACCCTCCGTCCtatattacttgtccactttctCCTTTACATGACCCTtaagaaattataaataaaagtgtatttttacCACATTACTCATATCTCTCTTTAATTAAGTGCACTCTAATCAATATTAGTTACTTTAAAAAGCAATTAATGTTTAGGACAAAATAGGaaaattataattaattttatcttgattttgtaaatagaTAAGTATTTTGAAATAGATATTTTTAGTAATATGAACAACGGAGCGAGGGAGTGGGTTTTTTCATTTTTGGAAAATAGAAGCTAGAATGCATCTTTTCTGCAAAACCATAATAAATATCTAATGCATGATTTGGCAAATATTGTGTTGATGGATGATTGTACATTTTACTATGTGACAAAAAGAATTAGGATACGTGTTCAAATGACACATCTGATGAACTTAAAAGTTT
Coding sequences:
- the LOC132625897 gene encoding transcription factor E2FA isoform X2, with translation MRSPFVSSEDYHRFSAPGFVDSRIGQPEAMVVKSPALKRKTGYIKEVESSNWTANSGYGDVANSPLGTPVSGKGGRAHGRSRATKSNKAGPQTPISNAGSPSPLTPASCRYDSSLGLLTKKFINLIKHAEDGMLDLNQAADTLEVQKRRIYDITNVLEGIGLIEKKLKNRIQWKGVDASRPGEVDNDASILKAEIDSLSMEERRLDERVREMQEKLRDMSEDENNQRWLFVTEDDIKSLPCFQNETLIAVKAPHGTTLEVPDPDEAVDYPQRRYRIILRSTMGPIDVYLVSQFEEKFDEMNGVEPSAAIPLASSSGSMDYPAMERSTVSNSVTENEGQTQNVDQLSSDLDTSQDYGGGMMKILPSDVDNDADYWLLSDANVSITDMWKTDSAVEWDGEALLRDFAIDDLGTPRAHTPTTIADIPAPMNVPPR
- the LOC132625897 gene encoding transcription factor E2FA isoform X1, which gives rise to MTNSSGAPATGGATAAPPSSGGVEISQPIKRYLPFASMRPPFVSTEDYHRFSTHGVVDSRIGQPEAIVVKSPALKRKTGYIKEVESSNWTANSGYGDVANSPLGTPVSGKGGRAHGRSRATKSNKAGPQTPISNAGSPSPLTPASCRYDSSLGLLTKKFINLIKHAEDGMLDLNQAADTLEVQKRRIYDITNVLEGIGLIEKKLKNRIQWKGVDASRPGEVDNDASILKAEIDSLSMEERRLDERVREMQEKLRDMSEDENNQRWLFVTEDDIKSLPCFQNETLIAVKAPHGTTLEVPDPDEAVDYPQRRYRIILRSTMGPIDVYLVSQFEEKFDEMNGVEPSAAIPLASSSGSMDYPAMERSTVSNSVTENEGQTQNVDQLSSDLDTSQDYGGGMMKILPSDVDNDADYWLLSDANVSITDMWKTDSAVEWDGEALLRDFAIDDLGTPRAHTPTTIADIPAPMNVPPR